The Candidatus Saccharimonadales bacterium region CTCCACAGGAGATTCAAGGTTGGACGACCATCATGGCCCTACTCGCCAAGCGAAGAAACAACCCCCTCGTTGGTCGCGAGACCTACACGCGGCTGCATCAAGCTACTGACACTGACAAGCGAGCACTGGAAGAAGACCTGTTGGCGAATCTATCATACAAGCCTAAAGTTATCGACATAAGCTGGTATATTAGAAACAGAAGATGGAGAGAAAGCAGTCATGAAAGCAATTTGGAAAGACAGAGTAATCGCCGAGTCGCCTAAAGAAGACCTTATATATATTGAGAGCAACTGGTACTTTCCGCCCTCAAGTGTTAAGAAAGAGTTCTTAAAAGAAAGCTCCACCCCATACACTTGCCCATGGAAAGGTGAATGCCAGTACTTTGACGTTGGCGATGGCAAGGAGTGGTCCAAGGACAACGCCTGGACATATCCTGAGCCAAAACCTACCGCTATTGAGATTGTGAAAAAAGACTTCAGCAACTACGTCGCCTTCTGGCGTGATGTAAAAGTTACCGAAGACTAAAAGTATTGTACAATGTGCCTATGCATATCGTGCGAAGACTCTTAATCGGACTGTTCGCATCACTACTCTCTATCGCACTCTTTGCACTGGGTGGAGCCTGGGCTTTCCATCATGTCTTCGGCTCACCCAAACCACTAGAGAGCGCTCTAGCATCCAGCGGGCTATACAGTAATTTAGTGCCGACACTTATCAACGAAGAGGCTAACGGTAGCAGCACCCAGGGCCAGAACACATATATTAGCCAGCCAGCTGTACAAGCGGCTATCAAACAGTCGTTCCCGCCCTCACTTGTCCAGCAAGACGCCAACCAAGCTATCAACGCAACCTATACCTGGCTTCAAGGAACAACTAACAATCTCAACTTTAGCGTTGACCTTTCCCAGGCTACCAATAACCTGGCCAACAATGTCGGTAACTATCTCCAGGCACGCCTGAATGGGCTTCCAACTTGCAACACACTCGCTGAGATTCAAGCGGATCAGGCTAACCCAAACCCCTTCACTGTCACCTGCCTGCCACCCGGCTTCGATACTGCCACATCTATACAGCAAGTTAAGCAGTCAATCACCAGCAGCAACTCATTCCTCAGTAATCCGAAACTGACCTCGGATAATATCAAAGCATCAAACGGTAAATCACTCAGCAACCAGCTGCATGCGGCACCTAAAGCGTACGGCTTGTCAGTTAAAGGCATCTATATCGATGCGGCAGCAGTTGTCTTACTTAGCATCGCAATTGTCTTTCTCTATATTGATCGCTTAAAAGGTGTCCGGCGTGTTGGATTCCACTTCATATATGTTGGCGTGGTAAGCGCCGGCATTGCTTTACTTGTTGGTTTCGCTTTGAAGCAGCTAACTAACAAAATCCACCTGACTATCGTTGGCAAGCAGGTTGTCGAGAGCAACCTGGTTACTGCCGCCAATACGTTAGTTGATGACTTTAAAAACTTTTGGATATGGTATGGAGTCGGGCTAGTCGTTATCGGTTTTGTGTTAGTCGTTGGGGAGCATCTCGTAAGAAAGAAACTCAAGATCACACCAGTTACCCCGGATGAAGCAAGTCATTCTCACGGCAGCAAAGCCGCACACGCTACAGGTTCCAGGGACTTCCTAAAAGAATCTTAATCGTCTTCTGATTCTGCCCAGCTACCGTGCTTGGTCGGCCACCAGTTGAGCTTACCAAGAAGGACAACGGTTGACGGGACAAGTAGAGTTCGTACTAGGAAGGTGTCCAGTAGAATACCAAGTGCTAAACCGACACCAATATCTTTAATTTCGTCTGAACTGCTGCCGCCTACGATCGCGAATACAGCGAAGGTGCCGGCTAGTACTAAACCAGCCGAGGTGACCGTCGTTCCTGTCGTAGTAAGGGCTTGAGAGACGGCCTTACGAAGCGGCAGGCCATGAGCTTCTTCACGGATACGAGTCATAACCAGAATATTGTAGTCCTCACCGAGAGCCAGCAAGAAGATGAACATCAAGAATGGCAGGACAAAGCTTAGACCGCTCTGGTGATCAATAAGCATGAAGGCAATGACCGAAACTCCGAGAGCAGCCAAAT contains the following coding sequences:
- a CDS encoding DUF427 domain-containing protein; its protein translation is MKAIWKDRVIAESPKEDLIYIESNWYFPPSSVKKEFLKESSTPYTCPWKGECQYFDVGDGKEWSKDNAWTYPEPKPTAIEIVKKDFSNYVAFWRDVKVTED